A part of Selenomonadales bacterium genomic DNA contains:
- a CDS encoding YlmC/YmxH family sporulation protein has product MLTMRELRRKDVIGVADGKRIGRVADIAFDEETGQVISLVIGVRRPWFGLLESEEKRTVSYDMVRTMGRDVILIDEDDLAK; this is encoded by the coding sequence ATGCTTACAATGAGAGAACTGCGCCGAAAAGATGTCATCGGAGTGGCGGACGGCAAGCGTATCGGGCGAGTCGCGGATATCGCGTTCGATGAAGAAACGGGACAGGTGATATCACTCGTGATCGGCGTGCGCAGACCGTGGTTTGGACTGCTCGAATCGGAAGAGAAGCGAACGGTATCGTACGACATGGTACGTACGATGGGACGCGATGTGATATTGATAGATGAAGATGATCTGGCAAAATAA
- the spoIIR gene encoding stage II sporulation protein R gives MMERRIVLRIIIAMACIGWGWIFYHVFGQTSVPSVGSGQLLRLHVIANGDSVREQAVKLRVRDAVIRTLADDMEAADDSEEAKRIVLMREDEVIAAAQTVLEQAGEDDTVRMEVGRFAFPLRVYGDLVVPAGEYEAVRIIIGEGKGQNWWCVLFPPLCMVDAAVAVSAEEISGEENEKRIIYRSKVAEMLGQ, from the coding sequence ATGATGGAGAGAAGGATCGTATTGCGCATCATCATCGCGATGGCATGTATCGGGTGGGGGTGGATATTCTATCATGTATTCGGACAGACGAGTGTACCGTCGGTCGGCTCAGGGCAGCTGCTGCGTCTTCATGTGATCGCAAACGGTGACAGCGTGCGCGAACAGGCAGTCAAACTGCGTGTAAGAGATGCGGTGATACGGACGCTTGCCGATGACATGGAGGCGGCAGACGACAGTGAGGAAGCGAAACGTATCGTATTGATGCGTGAAGATGAAGTCATCGCGGCGGCGCAGACTGTGCTGGAGCAAGCAGGAGAAGACGATACAGTCAGAATGGAGGTGGGGAGATTCGCGTTTCCGCTGAGGGTGTATGGTGATCTGGTCGTGCCTGCGGGTGAATACGAAGCCGTCAGGATCATCATCGGTGAAGGCAAAGGGCAGAATTGGTGGTGTGTCCTTTTCCCGCCTCTGTGCATGGTAGACGCCGCTGTTGCAGTAAGTGCGGAGGAGATATCGGGCGAAGAAAATGAAAAGCGTATCATCTACCGAAGCAAGGTGGCGGAGATGCTCGGACAATAG
- a CDS encoding YlmC/YmxH family sporulation protein, translated as MDSIGAAVLFSKLKAKEVVSIADGKRLGRIVDAEVDLAERRITAIILPQAGGRIAFFEKAEEWRIPWEMIERVGEDVILVKAAMVNEKKGRRGLRLFPKKE; from the coding sequence ATGGATAGTATAGGTGCGGCTGTTTTGTTTTCGAAGCTCAAGGCCAAGGAAGTCGTTTCCATTGCGGACGGCAAACGTCTTGGACGGATCGTCGATGCGGAGGTCGATCTTGCTGAACGGCGGATAACAGCGATCATATTACCGCAGGCAGGCGGTCGTATCGCTTTTTTTGAGAAAGCAGAAGAATGGCGTATCCCGTGGGAGATGATAGAACGTGTTGGGGAAGATGTCATTTTGGTAAAAGCCGCTATGGTGAACGAGAAGAAGGGCAGACGAGGTCTGAGGTTATTCCCTAAAAAAGAATAA